The Streptomyces sp. HUAS MG91 sequence CGAGGGAGAGGGTTGCCATGGGGGGTGGTGCTCCGTTCCGTACTGAACTCTGGTGCTGCGGTGAACCAGGTCGGTGGGCCGGTGATCCGGCTAGCGGGCGGCTCCGGTGACGACGGCGACGCGTCCGGTGAACCTGTTCATGTGTGCTCGTCTTCCTTGCGTGGTGCGGGTGTTCAGGCGCGCTCGACGAGGACGGCGCTGCCCTGGCCGACGCCGACGCACATGGTGGCGAGGCCGCGGGCCGCGCCGGTGCGGCGCAGGCGGTGCAGCAGCGTGGTGAGGATGCGGGCGCCGGAGCAGCCGAGCGGGTGGCCGAGGGCGATGGCGCCGCCGGTCGGGTTGACCAGGCCGGGGTCGATGCCGAGGCCGTCGACGCAGGCGAGGGCCTGGGCGGCGAACGCCTCGTTGAACTCGGCCTCCTCGATGTCGGCGACGGACCAGCCGGCGCGGCGCAGGGCCTTCTGCGTGGCGGGGACCGGGCCGATGCCCATGACGTCGGGGTTCACGCCGGCCGAGGCGCCGGCGACGTAGCGGCCGAGCGAGACGAGTCCGAACTCCTCCAGGGCCTCCTCGCTGACCAGGAGCAGGCCCGCGGCGCCGTCGTTCATCGGCGACGCGTTGCCCGCCGTCACCGAACCGCCCTTGCGGAAGACGGGCTTGAGGGCGCCGAGCTTCTCCAGCGACGTGTCGGGGCGGATGCACTCGTCGGCGTCGACGACCACTCCGTCGGGCCTCGTCACGGGAAGGATCTCGGCGTCGAAGAGGCCGTCCTTGCGGGCGGCGGCCGCCTTGTGGTGGCTGCGCAGGGCGAAGGCGTCCTGGCGCTCGCGCGCGATGCCGTACCGGTCGGCGACCTCCTCGGCGGTCTCCCCCATCGCGAGGACCCCGTGCAGGTCCTTCATCCGGGGGTTGGTCAGGCGCCAGCCGAGCCGGGTGTCGTACGTCTGCAGGGCGTGCGGCAGCGCCTCGTCGGGGCGGGGCAGCACGAACGGGGCGCGGCTCATCGACTCGGAGCCGCCCGCGAGCACCACGTCGGCCTCGCCCGCGGCGACGGTGCGGGCGGCGGTGGTGACGGCCTCCATGCCCGAGGCGCACAGCCGGTTCACGGTCGCGCCCGGCACCGTCTCGGGCAGGCCCGCGAGGAGGGCGGCCATCCGCGCGACGTTCCGGTTGTCCTCGCCCGCCTGGTTCGCCGCGCCCCAGTAGATGTCGTCGATCCGGGCCGGGTCGAGCCCGGGCGCGTCCGCGACCAGCGCCTTGACGACCGTCGCCGCGAGGTCGTCGGGCCGCACGG is a genomic window containing:
- a CDS encoding thiolase family protein, whose protein sequence is MRPVHFAAARRTPIGKLRGALSSVRPDDLAATVVKALVADAPGLDPARIDDIYWGAANQAGEDNRNVARMAALLAGLPETVPGATVNRLCASGMEAVTTAARTVAAGEADVVLAGGSESMSRAPFVLPRPDEALPHALQTYDTRLGWRLTNPRMKDLHGVLAMGETAEEVADRYGIARERQDAFALRSHHKAAAARKDGLFDAEILPVTRPDGVVVDADECIRPDTSLEKLGALKPVFRKGGSVTAGNASPMNDGAAGLLLVSEEALEEFGLVSLGRYVAGASAGVNPDVMGIGPVPATQKALRRAGWSVADIEEAEFNEAFAAQALACVDGLGIDPGLVNPTGGAIALGHPLGCSGARILTTLLHRLRRTGAARGLATMCVGVGQGSAVLVERA